In one window of Saprospiraceae bacterium DNA:
- a CDS encoding ATP-binding protein — protein sequence MIARQIAQPIQDLLSHYPIISVTGPRQSGKTTLLRGMFPEYRYVNFENPDSRLFFEQDPNGFLREYDKMVVFDEAQRVPALFSYLQVKVDEDKIMGQFILSGSQNFLLLEKITQSLAGRVAIFRLLPLSHAELEASDPGLKPAEIEAAIYWGGYPVLYDRKTEPAVYFQSYLETYAERDVRSVLNVKDLNAFQIFLRLCAGRVGQPVNLQALATEAAISVQTVRNWLSVLEASYILFQLPPFFENFNKRLVKSHKLYFYDTGLLCYLLGIAESTQIQQHYSRGSLFENLVIVELMKNRYNRNRRPDFYFWKDNHHVEVDLVSLEGLSTNLFEMKYSFTPKAEFFKGIQSFRNNAPEHRSVGNNYVIYAGDEGQHRSAAKIESWRNLGNL from the coding sequence ATGATCGCTCGTCAGATTGCCCAGCCTATCCAAGACTTGCTCTCCCATTACCCGATTATCTCCGTGACCGGCCCGCGCCAGAGCGGAAAGACGACCTTGCTGCGCGGGATGTTCCCGGAATACCGATATGTGAACTTCGAGAACCCGGACAGCCGACTGTTTTTTGAGCAGGACCCAAACGGTTTTTTGCGCGAATACGACAAAATGGTGGTGTTCGACGAGGCTCAGCGCGTGCCTGCGCTCTTTTCCTACTTGCAGGTGAAAGTGGACGAGGACAAGATCATGGGCCAGTTCATTTTGTCCGGCTCTCAAAATTTTTTGTTGCTCGAAAAAATAACCCAGAGCCTAGCAGGCAGGGTGGCCATCTTTCGCTTATTGCCCCTCAGCCATGCCGAACTGGAGGCCTCGGACCCCGGGCTGAAACCTGCCGAAATCGAAGCGGCTATTTACTGGGGAGGCTATCCGGTCTTGTACGACCGAAAAACCGAACCAGCGGTTTATTTTCAAAGTTATTTGGAAACATACGCCGAGCGCGATGTGCGCAGCGTATTGAACGTCAAGGACCTGAACGCTTTTCAAATTTTCCTGCGCTTGTGTGCAGGGCGTGTCGGACAACCCGTCAATCTTCAGGCGCTGGCCACCGAGGCGGCTATTTCCGTGCAGACCGTCCGAAACTGGCTATCCGTCCTAGAGGCGAGCTACATCCTGTTTCAATTGCCGCCTTTTTTTGAAAACTTCAACAAACGGTTGGTCAAATCGCACAAGCTGTATTTTTATGATACCGGCTTGCTGTGCTACCTGCTGGGCATCGCAGAAAGCACACAAATCCAGCAACACTATAGCCGAGGCAGCCTGTTCGAGAACTTGGTCATCGTCGAACTGATGAAAAACCGGTACAACCGCAACCGCCGACCGGATTTCTATTTCTGGAAAGACAACCACCACGTTGAAGTGGACTTGGTATCGCTGGAAGGGCTGAGCACCAACCTCTTTGAAATGAAATATAGTTTCACGCCCAAAGCAGAGTTTTTTAAAGGCATTCAGTCCTTCAGAAACAACGCGCCCGAACACCGCAGCGTCGGCAACAACTATGTCATCTATGCGGGCGACGAGGGGCAACACCGCAGCGCGGCAAAAATCGAGTCGTGGCGGAATTTGGGGAATTTGTAG
- a CDS encoding TonB-dependent receptor — protein MRQGKINTTLALLFLPLCLLAQNSVAIQGTVLDKIAREGLPYATVALLDTDKKIVTGATTDEAGRFQLSAQPADTFFIKVQYIGFQTLDTLLATQAGNTTLNVMLLLAPNTSELQEVTIQAERAAGSVQMDKQTFNVAKLGNTAAGTGLDVLQRLPSVTINAEGKILMRGNAEFLVTVNGKFTNQTPADVLAQLPANVIESIEIIASPSASLDAEGKAGIINIVTKTHVPEGKGIIANINLSNAERYGGDFTLHHARSRFNTFVTANFRQYNIGGYRKGEIRTLYQDTVTYSPSAGERPTAERIYGIRGGTTYNVDKSTTVSTAIFYGYRQNDRTANLHYRQYAGAAQPLDLYQSFDDSALERTFYNQNLFVRTGRFFTANTDFTKTFRDQSKLALTGIYEHSVLGGPLRNQDNEHPGGPLLLRERSDETSPLNAWRLQADYARHLFGHFTLETGYQWRTVHHEGTFVFERLDIPSDTWEKDPEFNDALDLRQSIHAGYVQLNGRHGPLQFRAGLRGEQMFRSLTHLRGQGPVELNQFDLFPSLQALWKLKDEQDLKFGYSKRIDRPTTKALSPFKNHRHSEAIWIGDPNLQPEITHNLELAYIHRRQAGTFALTAYHNRTSNLIFRVNDNYNRITLLTISTNAGNSRSTGLEAVSDWQAAKWFNLYLSGNAYLFQINNIENATTERTQSVNYNLNGNLAFKIAPKWRAQWNTTYVSRTVTAQGNDTDLLLSNIGVRYSVSKHWSVELLFQNIFDTNRQTITTRGTLFYSSTEYSKYDRIVQLNVGYRFNESGKSAKSVKTEYGERDF, from the coding sequence ATGAGACAAGGTAAAATAAACACAACCCTCGCCCTCCTCTTCCTCCCTCTCTGCCTCTTAGCCCAAAACAGCGTGGCTATACAAGGGACGGTTTTGGACAAAATCGCGCGAGAAGGGTTGCCCTACGCCACTGTGGCGCTGTTGGACACCGACAAAAAAATCGTGACGGGCGCCACGACCGACGAGGCGGGCCGTTTCCAATTGTCGGCGCAACCGGCAGACACTTTTTTTATCAAAGTGCAGTACATCGGGTTTCAGACGCTTGACACCCTGTTGGCTACCCAAGCAGGCAATACCACCCTGAACGTCATGCTGTTGCTCGCGCCGAACACGAGCGAATTGCAGGAGGTGACCATCCAGGCGGAGCGAGCGGCAGGCTCGGTGCAAATGGACAAACAGACGTTCAACGTGGCCAAACTCGGCAATACCGCTGCCGGGACGGGGCTGGATGTGCTGCAACGCCTGCCGTCGGTCACCATCAATGCCGAGGGCAAAATACTGATGCGGGGCAATGCCGAATTTTTGGTGACGGTCAACGGCAAGTTCACCAATCAAACGCCCGCCGACGTGCTGGCCCAACTGCCCGCCAACGTCATCGAATCCATCGAGATCATCGCCTCGCCGTCGGCCAGCCTCGATGCCGAGGGCAAGGCGGGCATCATCAATATCGTCACCAAAACGCACGTCCCCGAGGGCAAGGGCATCATTGCCAACATCAACCTGAGCAATGCCGAGCGCTATGGCGGCGATTTCACGCTGCACCACGCCCGGAGCCGGTTCAACACCTTCGTGACCGCCAATTTCCGCCAGTACAACATCGGCGGCTACCGCAAGGGCGAAATCCGAACACTGTACCAAGACACGGTCACCTACTCGCCCTCGGCTGGCGAACGCCCCACCGCCGAGCGCATTTATGGCATCCGGGGCGGCACGACCTACAACGTGGACAAGTCCACCACCGTCAGCACCGCCATATTTTATGGCTACCGGCAAAACGACCGCACCGCCAACCTGCACTATCGGCAGTATGCCGGCGCAGCACAGCCGCTTGATTTGTACCAGTCGTTCGACGACTCGGCGCTGGAGCGGACGTTTTACAACCAAAACCTGTTCGTCCGAACGGGGCGTTTTTTCACGGCAAACACCGATTTCACGAAGACTTTCCGCGACCAAAGCAAACTCGCCCTGACGGGCATCTACGAACACTCGGTGCTGGGCGGCCCGCTGCGAAACCAAGACAACGAACATCCCGGCGGCCCTTTGCTCCTCCGCGAACGCTCTGATGAAACCAGCCCGCTAAACGCCTGGCGCCTGCAGGCGGACTACGCCCGCCACCTGTTTGGACACTTCACCCTCGAAACGGGCTATCAGTGGCGCACCGTCCACCATGAGGGCACGTTCGTCTTCGAGCGCCTGGACATCCCGTCCGATACTTGGGAAAAAGACCCGGAGTTCAACGATGCGCTCGACCTGCGGCAGAGCATCCACGCGGGCTATGTGCAACTGAACGGCCGGCACGGGCCGCTCCAGTTCCGCGCGGGTCTCCGGGGTGAGCAGATGTTCCGCAGCCTGACCCACCTGCGCGGGCAAGGCCCCGTCGAGCTCAACCAGTTCGACTTGTTTCCGTCGCTCCAGGCGCTTTGGAAACTGAAAGACGAGCAGGACTTGAAATTCGGCTATTCCAAACGCATTGACCGACCGACCACCAAGGCGCTGTCGCCGTTCAAAAACCACCGCCACTCCGAAGCGATCTGGATCGGCGACCCCAACTTGCAGCCCGAAATCACGCACAACCTCGAATTGGCCTACATCCACCGGCGCCAAGCGGGCACCTTCGCCCTCACGGCCTATCACAACCGCACGTCCAACCTCATCTTCCGGGTCAACGACAACTACAACCGCATCACGCTGCTGACCATCTCCACCAACGCGGGCAACAGCCGCTCGACGGGGCTGGAGGCCGTTTCCGATTGGCAGGCGGCCAAGTGGTTCAACCTGTACCTGTCCGGCAATGCGTACCTGTTCCAAATCAACAACATCGAAAACGCCACCACCGAGCGCACCCAAAGCGTGAACTACAACCTGAACGGCAACTTGGCCTTCAAAATAGCGCCCAAATGGCGCGCGCAATGGAACACGACCTACGTTTCCCGCACCGTCACGGCACAGGGCAACGACACGGATTTGCTGCTGTCCAACATCGGGGTCCGGTACTCCGTGAGCAAGCACTGGTCGGTGGAGCTGCTGTTCCAGAATATCTTTGACACTAACCGTCAGACCATCACGACGAGGGGCACCTTGTTCTATTCGTCCACGGAGTATTCCAAGTACGACCGCATCGTGCAGTTGAACGTGGGCTACCGGTTCAATGAAAGCGGCAAGAGCGCGAAGAGCGTGAAGACGGAGTACGGGGAGCGGGATTTTTAG
- a CDS encoding efflux RND transporter permease subunit, with protein MIRNLLIFSLRNRWLVVAASLAVMAAGYFCFTQLKIEAYPDIADTNVIVVAQYEGRAAEEVEQQVTVPIERALQNTPNVLDRRSRTIFGLSVVQLTFQDGTDDYFARQQVIERLATAELPEGVEPELAPLSTAVGEIFRYVVEAPPAFTPTDLRDLQDWVIKPYLLQTAGVADIATFGGPLKQFHILTDPDRLRKYGLTIADLEAAVTANNQNTGGNIIERGGQGFAVRGLGAIKTLDDIRNIVLKADNGAPVFVRDVASVEIAPPPPSGVLGYTVPSENINVSNGVEGIVLLRRYENPSEVLAELKQRIADLQAHELPEGVTIRTLYDRSFLIDHSLHTVGKTLFEGVSIVVIILIFFLGSARSALVVALTIPFSLLFAFILMRFTGIPANLLSLGAIDFGIIVDGACIMVEHLIRKYRTASTAEKREGIVKITLLSAQEVGREIFFSVTIIILAYMPILLMTRVEGKLFSPMALTLAFAVVGSMLAALTFIPVLISFVYAKAISDPDQPLKAHDNRVLNFVEKHYERLLGYLMRHYRRTVAVGFAAVLLLLAFGAKLGTEFLPELDEGSIFLRGNFPAGITIRENAKYAPTIREIIARYPQVAFVITQTGRNDDGTDPFPTNRNEILIGLKDYDEWSHTITKKELIRRIKGDLEAALPSVRFSSGQPIIDQVMEIVTGSAADLAVSIVGTDLTLMRSKADSIAAIMATLRGSESVNIEQEGTQAQLAIEINRERAARYGINVADIQNMVEAAIGGKTISVLYDGTKRYDIVLRYLPEFRNNVDEVQKLLVPAASGALIPMSELAQVHFVEGQTNIYRYSNKRMVTVRTNIRGRDQGGFVRELNARIEQEMTIPKGYEIVFGGQYENLERAGGQLLLTIPLTLVLVFSFLFMLYRNFRDTLITAACILFALAGGIIALLLRGYYFNVSAGVGFVSIFGISVMAGVLLVSALNREAFNEGLSAPLVLSVSKSQLRAVLSILVLAILGLVPAALSSGIGSDVQRPLATVIIGGLTSTLVFTPLVIPALYWWAHGRAD; from the coding sequence GTGATCAGAAACCTCCTCATATTCAGCCTCCGCAACCGCTGGTTGGTGGTGGCCGCCAGCCTCGCCGTCATGGCGGCGGGCTATTTTTGCTTCACCCAACTGAAAATCGAGGCATACCCCGACATCGCCGACACCAACGTCATCGTGGTGGCGCAATACGAGGGCCGTGCCGCCGAAGAAGTGGAGCAGCAGGTGACCGTACCCATCGAGCGCGCCTTGCAGAACACGCCCAACGTGCTCGACCGCCGCAGCCGCACCATCTTCGGGCTGTCCGTGGTGCAACTCACCTTCCAAGACGGCACCGACGACTACTTCGCCCGGCAGCAGGTCATCGAGCGCCTCGCCACCGCCGAACTGCCCGAGGGCGTGGAACCGGAACTGGCCCCCCTCTCCACCGCCGTGGGCGAGATTTTCCGCTATGTGGTGGAAGCCCCGCCCGCGTTCACCCCCACCGACCTGCGCGACTTGCAAGACTGGGTCATCAAGCCCTATCTGCTCCAAACGGCAGGCGTGGCCGACATCGCCACCTTCGGCGGGCCGCTCAAGCAGTTCCACATCCTGACCGACCCCGACCGGCTGCGCAAGTACGGCCTGACCATCGCCGACCTCGAGGCCGCCGTGACGGCCAACAACCAAAACACCGGCGGCAACATTATCGAACGGGGCGGGCAGGGCTTTGCCGTGCGCGGGCTGGGCGCCATCAAAACGCTCGACGACATCCGCAACATCGTCCTGAAAGCCGACAACGGGGCACCCGTTTTCGTGCGCGACGTGGCCAGCGTCGAAATCGCACCGCCCCCGCCGAGCGGCGTGCTGGGCTACACCGTGCCCTCCGAAAACATCAACGTGAGCAACGGCGTGGAGGGCATCGTGCTGCTGCGCCGCTACGAGAACCCCAGCGAGGTGCTCGCCGAACTCAAGCAGCGCATCGCCGACCTGCAAGCCCACGAACTGCCCGAGGGTGTGACCATCCGCACCCTCTACGACCGCAGTTTCCTCATTGACCACTCGTTGCACACCGTGGGCAAGACGCTTTTTGAGGGCGTGAGCATTGTGGTCATCATCCTCATCTTTTTCCTCGGCAGCGCGCGCAGCGCCTTGGTGGTGGCGCTCACCATCCCGTTCTCGCTCCTGTTTGCCTTCATCCTCATGCGCTTCACGGGCATACCCGCCAACCTGCTCTCGCTCGGCGCCATTGACTTCGGCATCATCGTGGACGGGGCCTGCATCATGGTGGAGCACCTCATCCGCAAGTACCGCACCGCCAGCACGGCGGAAAAGCGCGAGGGCATCGTCAAGATCACCCTCCTCTCGGCGCAGGAGGTAGGGCGGGAAATCTTTTTCTCCGTCACCATCATCATCTTGGCCTACATGCCCATCTTGCTGATGACGCGGGTGGAGGGCAAACTGTTTTCGCCCATGGCGCTCACGTTGGCCTTCGCGGTGGTCGGCTCCATGTTGGCGGCGCTGACCTTCATCCCGGTGCTCATTTCCTTTGTCTATGCCAAGGCCATTTCCGACCCCGACCAGCCCCTGAAAGCGCACGACAACCGGGTGCTGAATTTTGTGGAAAAACACTACGAGCGGCTGCTGGGCTACCTGATGCGGCATTACAGGCGAACGGTGGCCGTCGGCTTCGCCGCCGTGCTCCTGCTGTTGGCCTTCGGGGCGAAATTGGGCACCGAGTTTTTGCCCGAACTCGACGAAGGCTCCATCTTCCTGCGGGGCAATTTCCCGGCGGGCATCACCATCCGCGAAAACGCCAAGTATGCCCCTACCATCCGGGAAATCATCGCCCGATACCCGCAGGTGGCCTTTGTCATCACCCAGACTGGCCGCAACGACGACGGCACCGACCCCTTCCCGACCAACCGCAACGAAATCCTCATCGGCCTGAAAGACTACGACGAGTGGAGCCATACCATCACCAAAAAAGAACTCATCCGGCGCATCAAGGGCGACTTGGAGGCCGCTCTGCCGAGCGTGCGCTTTTCCTCCGGGCAACCCATCATTGACCAGGTTATGGAAATCGTGACCGGCAGCGCCGCCGACCTCGCCGTGTCCATCGTAGGCACCGACCTGACCCTCATGCGCAGCAAGGCCGACAGCATCGCCGCCATCATGGCCACCCTGCGGGGCAGCGAGAGCGTAAACATTGAGCAGGAGGGCACGCAGGCGCAACTGGCCATCGAGATCAACCGCGAGCGGGCGGCCCGCTACGGCATCAACGTGGCCGACATCCAGAACATGGTGGAGGCTGCCATCGGGGGCAAGACCATTTCGGTGCTGTACGACGGCACCAAGCGCTACGACATCGTGCTGCGCTACCTGCCGGAATTCCGCAACAACGTGGACGAGGTGCAAAAACTGCTCGTGCCCGCAGCCTCCGGTGCCCTCATCCCCATGAGCGAACTGGCACAGGTGCATTTTGTGGAAGGGCAGACGAACATCTATCGGTACAGCAACAAGCGCATGGTGACCGTGCGCACCAACATCCGCGGGCGCGACCAAGGCGGCTTCGTGCGCGAACTGAACGCCCGCATCGAGCAGGAAATGACCATCCCCAAGGGCTACGAAATCGTGTTCGGCGGGCAGTACGAAAACCTCGAACGGGCGGGCGGGCAGTTGCTGCTCACCATTCCGCTCACCTTGGTGTTGGTGTTTTCGTTTCTGTTCATGCTCTACCGCAACTTCCGCGATACGCTCATCACGGCGGCCTGCATCCTGTTCGCGCTGGCGGGCGGCATCATCGCGCTGCTGCTGCGGGGCTACTATTTCAACGTGTCGGCGGGCGTGGGCTTTGTGTCCATCTTCGGCATATCCGTCATGGCGGGCGTGCTGTTGGTGTCGGCGCTGAACCGGGAGGCATTCAACGAGGGCTTGTCCGCGCCGCTCGTGCTGTCCGTCTCCAAAAGCCAGTTGCGGGCCGTGCTGTCCATCCTCGTCTTGGCCATTCTGGGCCTCGTGCCCGCCGCCCTTTCGAGCGGTATCGGCTCCGATGTGCAGCGGCCCTTGGCCACGGTCATCATCGGCGGGCTGACGAGCACGCTGGTGTTCACGCCGTTGGTGATTCCGGCGTTGTATTGGTGGGCACATGGGAGGGCCGATTGA